In Daphnia pulicaria isolate SC F1-1A chromosome 5, SC_F0-13Bv2, whole genome shotgun sequence, a single genomic region encodes these proteins:
- the LOC124340656 gene encoding proton-coupled amino acid transporter-like protein CG1139 isoform X2, whose protein sequence is MKSSVFSIDLVPDQTLDFYNKRESCDDTSSGSGIPSTTPGTSTSSRPITLNRSVSTRSHYSNTLSTGRTLIYLIKANLGPGLFAIPAAFKDAGLVGGSIGVPIMALLSIHCMHLLVKCTEELKSRCGDPDMAMDYPQAIETACLTGPRKIGRYATIARRFIKVSVFFKELAFCSVFILFAGYYLRQLVSYYSPGNEWTIRHWTAIMSLPALVMACIQNEKFLHTLSYFASGIKAFSLIVLFVYIFKDDLPHVTERPAFSKPSYMLLYYGTVIFAFEGVTQALPLHDNMRTTQNFGGWNGVLNTGMNMSSG, encoded by the exons ATGAAGTCATCAGTGTTCAGCATCGACTTGGTCCCCGATCAGACATTAGATTTctataataagagagaaagcTGCGACGACACTAGCAGTGGAAGCGGAATTCCAAGTACGACACCTGGAACGTCAACCAGCAGCAGACCCATTACTCTGAATAGAAGCGTTTCAACTAGAAGTCATTACTCTAACACCCTCtc GACAGGACGAACTTTAATATATCTGATTAAAGCCAATTTGGGTCCTGGTCTTTTCGCTATCCCAGCCGCGTTTAAAGATGCCGGGTTGGTGGGCGGATCCATAGGAGTCCCCATTATGGCTCTTCTCTCTATCCACTGCATGCATTTGCTTGTTAAATGTACAGAAGAGTTAAAGTCGCGATGTGGTGATCCAGACATGGCGATGGACTATCCCCAAGCTATTGAAACAGCCTGTCTAACTGGACCGAGGAAAATAGGCAGATACGCTACAATAGCCAG GAGGTTCATCAAAGTTTCTGTGTTCTTCAAAGAATTGGCTTTTTGTTCCGTCTTTATTCTATTCGCCGGCTACTATTTACGACAG TTGGTGAGCTATTATTCCCCTGGGAACGAGTGGACCATCAGACACTGGACGGCCATAATGAGCCTCCCTGCTCTTGTAATGGCTtgcattcaaaatgaaaagtttctACACACTCTGTCGTATTTTGCGAGCGGAATTAAAGCTTTCAGCTTGATCGTTCTGTTTGTCTACATCTTCAAGGATGATTTGCCTCACGTCACAGAGCGCCCAGCGTTTTCTAAACCTTCCTACATGCTGCTCTACTATGGAACAGTTATCTTCGCCTTCGAAGGCGTTACACAAGCCCTGCCACTACATGACAACATGCGAACGACACAGAATTTTGGAGGATGGAATGGTGTTCTCAATACGGGAATG AATATGTCAAGTGGTTAA
- the LOC124340656 gene encoding proton-coupled amino acid transporter-like protein CG1139 isoform X1 produces MKSSVFSIDLVPDQTLDFYNKRESCDDTSSGSGIPSTTPGTSTSSRPITLNRSVSTRSHYSNTLSTGRTLIYLIKANLGPGLFAIPAAFKDAGLVGGSIGVPIMALLSIHCMHLLVKCTEELKSRCGDPDMAMDYPQAIETACLTGPRKIGRYATIARRFIKVSVFFKELAFCSVFILFAGYYLRQLVSYYSPGNEWTIRHWTAIMSLPALVMACIQNEKFLHTLSYFASGIKAFSLIVLFVYIFKDDLPHVTERPAFSKPSYMLLYYGTVIFAFEGVTQALPLHDNMRTTQNFGGWNGVLNTGMVIISCLYFAVGFYGYLKYGDITYPSITMNLPKEDVICQVVKIGLIIALLINYGNQLHAAVEITGPTIDRRYNNERSRMFAKFGIRATLFVSSGRL; encoded by the exons ATGAAGTCATCAGTGTTCAGCATCGACTTGGTCCCCGATCAGACATTAGATTTctataataagagagaaagcTGCGACGACACTAGCAGTGGAAGCGGAATTCCAAGTACGACACCTGGAACGTCAACCAGCAGCAGACCCATTACTCTGAATAGAAGCGTTTCAACTAGAAGTCATTACTCTAACACCCTCtc GACAGGACGAACTTTAATATATCTGATTAAAGCCAATTTGGGTCCTGGTCTTTTCGCTATCCCAGCCGCGTTTAAAGATGCCGGGTTGGTGGGCGGATCCATAGGAGTCCCCATTATGGCTCTTCTCTCTATCCACTGCATGCATTTGCTTGTTAAATGTACAGAAGAGTTAAAGTCGCGATGTGGTGATCCAGACATGGCGATGGACTATCCCCAAGCTATTGAAACAGCCTGTCTAACTGGACCGAGGAAAATAGGCAGATACGCTACAATAGCCAG GAGGTTCATCAAAGTTTCTGTGTTCTTCAAAGAATTGGCTTTTTGTTCCGTCTTTATTCTATTCGCCGGCTACTATTTACGACAG TTGGTGAGCTATTATTCCCCTGGGAACGAGTGGACCATCAGACACTGGACGGCCATAATGAGCCTCCCTGCTCTTGTAATGGCTtgcattcaaaatgaaaagtttctACACACTCTGTCGTATTTTGCGAGCGGAATTAAAGCTTTCAGCTTGATCGTTCTGTTTGTCTACATCTTCAAGGATGATTTGCCTCACGTCACAGAGCGCCCAGCGTTTTCTAAACCTTCCTACATGCTGCTCTACTATGGAACAGTTATCTTCGCCTTCGAAGGCGTTACACAAGCCCTGCCACTACATGACAACATGCGAACGACACAGAATTTTGGAGGATGGAATGGTGTTCTCAATACGGGAATGGTAATCATCAGCTGTCTTTATTTTGCCGTTGGCTTCTATGGCTACTTGAAATACGGAGACATTACATACCCCAGCATTACCATGAATTTACCCAAAGAAGATGT AATATGTCAAGTGGTTAAAATTGGACTCATCATCGCACTATTGATTAATTACGGTAATCAATTGCACGCCGCCGTAGAGATCACAGGGCCAACAATCGACAGACGCTACAACAATGAACGAAGCCGAATGTTTGCCAAATTTGGAATTCGAGCTACTCTCTTCGTCTCTAGTGGTAggttataa
- the LOC124340629 gene encoding glycogen debranching enzyme-like, with translation MTVASERSERSERSVGGSGSNRTVTGPVQTRVLLLNDGDNTEHILYRLQKGWKLQFRLGPSLLGRRIRLYVNHPVADEDGNVEFFERTQYRQVEWQHDSRNKDDDTAVYADIPTIAPGSYHYYLIDHESEDPKPCGSGFFLVDPVLTYGYDDEILPIDCIHCQTVLTKCLGPFSQWEDRLRVAKESGYNLIHFTPVQELGGSMSCYSLKDQHRFNPMYYDEGREYTMEDVAKLVQKMRNEWKILSISDIVLNHTANDSPWLQEHPESTYNLINSPHLRPAYLFDRLLHYLAVDIGAGKYNDRGIDTSITNDDQIENIGRLLREQQIPSLRLHEFFLADVEALVAEFLEMMDERLALNEIPALCASVSLKLIQDPQYRRFKTTVDMDTALDLYNTPRSEAYDEETRRRISADKFRSAIEQLNGAKYNEIESHLSSAVNNILSTVRYERLQWDGPKLKQVSAQQPLVTPYFYKTTTHTLAEEEAIMFTPEAAFIMAHNGWVMNDDPLRNFAEQGSNIYIRRELIAWGDSVKLRYGERPEDSPYLWEHMRQYTEETASVFHGIRLDNCHSTPIHVAQYLLDAARKVRPDLYVIAELFTNSDRTDNIFVNRLGISSLIREGMSAGNSHELGRLIHRFGGDPVGAFIQPLARPLQPSIAHAILLDQSHDNPSPVQKRSVYDLLPSAALISMASCATGSNRGYDELVPHHIHVVKESRLYATSSELPGPSSSLDFGIIKAKRALNDMHLELGTAGYSQVYVDQMTTDVVAVTRHCPVTHQSIVLVAHTAFNHPDEGAQQGYIKPLVLDGRVEEVVLEAQLSHKNFNQGGSRFVSPNGHKPHPGRINGCDEYQCNVRQRVRVEDSQMLKRISDGSSDASGKTVLHFHDFFPGSVVAIRVSLTSEAQSAVVHLRSLLTGLALPILPSTVTSPTVPTSANLEDLQRALSSMTLVDLNMALYRCHEEEVEDGRPGSYVIPGSGPFNYCGLQGVMSLLSDIRPKNDLGHPLCANLREGDWLSAYVGNRLMQHTGTAELGRWLETALSPLSNLPRFLVPCYFDAVITGTYLVLLERAWSLMSKFVNESSTFVKAVALGSVQFVGLMGNARLPELSPSLAPPVPPIRIRNGQQEQACATISAGLPHFSVGYMRNWGRDTFISLRGLLLLTGRYQEARYIILAFGGCLRHGLIPNLLDGGSKARFNCRDAIWWWLQSICDYCRLAPRGHTILDDAVTRLFPDDESPPLPAGAKNQPLCDVMQEALQRHFQGVEFRERNAGFAIDREMLDTGFNNEVGVSVETGFVFGGNAHNCGTWMDKMGSSAKAGNKGEPATPRDGSAVEIVGLSRSVVGYLWELFTAGTYPYAGVERINKDGTKTRWTYDEWTRQIDRNFERHFWINVDPEPTAEPHPELINRRGIYKDSYMASKPWADYQLRPNFVVAMAVAPTMFTPSRAWQALQMALQHLLGPLGMATLDNSDWSYRPDYFNSDEGDDPSTAHGFNYHQGPEWLWPVGFLLQAMLYFAPLVGGVSELRKTIRKVKSILSRHFVEIQQSPWRSLPELTNKNGKVCNDSSPAQAWSMATILEVLHELDNIEHKQKLSITAL, from the exons ATGACGGTGGCGTCAGAGAGATCAGAACGATCAGAGAGATCCGTTGGGGGAAGTGGAAGCAATCGAACTGTGACGGGTCCAGTTCAGACCCGCGTTTTGTTGCTCAACGATGGCGATAATACGGAGCATATCCTTTATCGACTCCAAAAAG GCTGGAAGCTTCAGTTCCGTCTAGGGCCATCGTTGCTAGGCAGAAGGATTCGCCTGTACGTGAACCACCCGGTAGCGGATGAAGATGGAAATGTAGAATTCTTCGAGCGGACTCAGTATCGACAAGTGGAGTGGCAACATGATAGTCGCAACAAGGATGACGACACTGCCGTTTATGCCGACATCCCAACCATCGCACCCGGATCTTATCACTATTATTTGATCGATCATGAAAG CGAGGATCCGAAACCCTGCGGTTCCGGCTTCTTCCTCGTCGATCCCGTTCTCACCTACGGCTATGACGACGAGATCTTGCCAATTGACTGTATTCATTGCCAAACGGTCCTCACCAAATGTCTGGGTCCATTCAGCCAATGGGAGGATCGACTCAGAGTTGCCAAAGAATCCGGTTACAATCTCATTCATTTTACTCCAGTTCAG GAATTGGGGGGCTCAATGTCTTGCTACTCCCTAAAGGATCAGCATCGTTTCAATCCCATGTACTACGATGAAGGACGAGAGTATACCATGGAGGATGTGGCCAAATTGGTCCAAAAAATGCGCAACGAATGGAAG ATTCTCAGTATCAGCGACATCGTCTTGAATCACACCGCCAACGACAGCCCATGGCTACAAGAGCATCCGGAGAGCACCTACAATCTCATCAATTCACCTCACTTACGCCCTGCTTACTTATTCGATCGACTCCTCCATTACTTGGCCGTCGATATTGGAGCTGGTAAATACAACGATCGAGGCATTGATACTAGCATCACCAACGATGATCAAATTGAG AATATCGGTCGACTGTTGCGAGAACAACAAATCCCGTCGCTTCGCCTGCATGAATTCTTCCTTGCCGATGTGGAAGCTTTGGTTGCCGAATTCCTGGAAATGATGGACGAACGTTTGGCCCTGAATGAAATCCCAGCTCTCTGTGCATCCGTCTCATTGAAGCTCATCCAGGATCCTCAGTACCGACGTTTCAAGACAACTGTGGACATGGATACGGCTTTGGATTTATATAATACTCCCAG GAGCGAAGCTTACGACGAAGAGACTCGTCGTCGAATCAGTGCCGACAAATTCCGCTCGGCAATTGAGCAATTGAATGGCGCCAAGTATAACGAGATTGAGAGCCATTTGTCATCGGCCGTGAACAACATTCTTTCCACCGTTCGCTACGAGAGGCTCCAATGGGATGGCCCGAAACTGAAACAAGTGTCTGCCCAGCAGCCATTAGTTACTCC ATATTTCTACAAAACGACTACGCACACTTTAGCCGAAGAGGAGGCAATTATGTTCACTCCCGAAGCAGCTTTTATCATGGCTCACAATGGTTGGGTGATGAACGACGATCCCCTACGTAACTTTGCTGAACAGGGCTCAAACATCTACATCCGTCGAGAGCTTATCGCTTGGGGCGACAGCGTGAAATTGCG CTATGGAGAAAGGCCGGAAGATTCCCCTTACCTGTGGGAACACATGCGTCAGTACACCGAAGAAACGGCCAGCGTGTTCCATGGCATCCGTTTAGACAATTGCCATTCAACCCCCATTCACGTTGCCCAGTATTTGCTGGATGCCGCTAGGAAAGTGCGCCCGGATCTCTATGTCATCGCCGAACTGTTCACTAACTCTGATCGCACTGACAACATCTTTGTTAACCGTTTGGGCATTTCATCCTTAATCCGCG AGGGAATGTCGGCTGGCAATAGCCACGAACTCGGCAGACTGATCCATCGATTTGGTGGTGATCCTGTTGGAGCGTTCATCCAGCCCTTGGCTCGTCCTCTCCAGCCATCCATCGCCCACGCCATTTTGTTGGATCAATCGCATGACAATCCTTCGCCTGTTCAGAAGCGATCCGTCTACGATTTACTACCTAGCGCAGCCCTTATCAGTATGGCATCGTGTGCCACCGGAAGCAATCGTGGTTATGACGAACTCGTTCCACATcac ATTCATGTGGTGAAAGAAAGCCGACTTTATGCTACCAGCTCCGAGTTGCCGGGCCCCTCTAGCTCTTTGGATTTTGGTATCATCAAGGCCAAACGTGCGCTCAACGATATGCACTTGGAACTGGGCACTGCTGGCTATTCGCAAGTCTATGTCGATCAAATGACAACTGACGTGGTGGCTGTCACTCGTCACTGCCCAGTGACTCACCAGTCCATTGTTCTGGTGGCTCATACGGCATTCAACCATCCGGATGAAGGCGCCCAGCAAGGATATATAAAACCTCTAGTCCTGGATGGACGCGTTGAAGAGGTGGTTTTAGAAGCTCAGTTGAGCCACAAGAACTTTAA TCAAGGAGGATCACGTTTCGTGTCTCCTAATGGCCACAAACCGCATCCTGGTCGAATTAACGGTTGCGATGAATATCAGTGCAATGTCCGTCAACGAGTCAGAGTGGAAGATTCGCAAATGCTCAAACGGATCAGCGATGGTTCGTCGGATGCATCCGGCAAAACGGTTTTGCATTTCCATGATTTCTTCCCTGGCTCTGTTGTGGCCATTAGAGTCAGTTTGACTTCAGAGGCTCAGTCGGCTGTTGTTCACCTTCGCAGCCTTCTCACCGGCTTGGCTCTTCCCATCTTGCCTTCAACAGTCACATCGCCAACGGTTCCCACCAGCGCCAACTTGGAAGACTTGCAACGAGCTCTTAGTTCCATGACGCTGGTCGATTTGAATATGGCACTTTATCGCTGCCATGAAGAGGAAGTGGAGGACGGCCGTCCCGGTTCTTACGTAATACCAGGCAGCGGTCCATTCAACTACTGCGGTCTCCAGGGTGTCATGTCTCTACTGAGTGACATTCGACCTAAAAATGATCTGGGCCACCCATTGTGCGCCAATCTGAGAGAAGGTGATTGGCTGTCGGCTTACGTTGGCAATCGACTTATGCAGCATACAGGAACGGCCGAGTTGGGACGTTGGTTGGAAACTGCATTGAGCCCATTAAGTAACCTGCCCCGGTTCCTGGTTCCTTGCTACTTTGATGCTGTCATTACAGGAACGTATTTGGTTCTTCTGGAACGAGCCTGGTCACTCATGTCGAA atttgTCAAcgaaagttctacttttgttAAAGCTGTGGCTTTAGGATCCGTTCAATTTGTCGGCTTAATGGGCAATGCCCGATTGCCCGAATTGTCGCCATCTTTGGCACCACCTGTGCCCCCCATCCGGATTAGAAATGGCCAGCAGGAACAAGCTTGCGCCACCATCTCCGCTG GTCTTCCTCACTTTTCGGTCGGTTACATGCGCAATTGGGGAAGAGATACGTTCATCTCGTTGCGTGGTCTTCTGTTGTTGACTGGTCGTTACCAGGAAGCACGCTACATCATTCTGGCATTTGGTGGTTGTCTCCGCCACGGTTTGATTCCAAATCTGTTGGATGGCGGTTCCAAAGCTCGTTTCAATTGCCGTGACGCGATTTGGTGGTGGTTGCAATCCATTTGCGATTATTGCCGTCTGGCTCCCAGGGGTCACACGATCTTGGACGACGCCGTTACCCGTCTCTTCCCTGATGATGAATCGCCTCCGTTGCCAGCTGGAGCCAAA AATCAGCCGCTGTGCGACGTGATGCAAGAAGCCCTTCAACGCCATTTCCAGGGTGTAGAATTCCGCGAACGTAATGCTGGATTCGCCATCGATCGCGAAATGTTGGATACAGGATTCAACAATGAGGTCGGCGTCAGCGTCGAAACTGGATTTGTTTTCGGTGGCAACGCCCATAATTGCGGAACTTGGATGGACAAGATGGGATCAAGCGCTAAGGCCGGTAACAAGGGAGAACCAGCAACTCCTCGCGACGGTTCTGCCGTTGAGATCGTCGGCCTTTCGCGCTCCGTCGTTGGATATTTGTGGGAATTGTTTACAGCTGGAACTTATCCGTACGCCGGCGTCGAGCGGATTAACAAAGACGGAACTAAGACTCGCTGGACTTACGACGAATGGACCCGTCAAATTGATCGCAACTTTGAGCGCCATTTCTGGATCAATGTCGATCCCGAACCAACGGCCGAACCCCATCCCGAGCTTATCAATCGTCGAGGCATCTACAAAGACTCTTATATGGCATCCAAACCCTGGGCTGATTATCAATTAAGACCTAACTTTGTGGTCGCCATGGCTGTG GCTCCAACCATGTTTACACCATCGAGAGCATGGCAAGCATTACAAATGGCTCTCCAGCACTTGTTAGGACCATTGGGCATGGCAACTTTGGACAATTCGGATTGGTCCTACCGACCAGATTATTTCAATTCGGACGAAGGAGATGATCCCAGCACGGCTCACGGTTTCAACTACCACCAAGGACCCGAGTGGCTCTGGCCAGTTGGTTTCCTACTCCAAGCCATGCTTTATTTCGCTCCATTGGTCGGCGGAGTCTCAGAACTCAGAAAAACCATCCGCAAAGTCAAGTCTATTTTATCGCGCCACTTTGT